In one window of Meleagris gallopavo isolate NT-WF06-2002-E0010 breed Aviagen turkey brand Nicholas breeding stock chromosome 4, Turkey_5.1, whole genome shotgun sequence DNA:
- the LOC104910884 gene encoding uncharacterized protein LOC104910884 isoform X2 yields MHALQLLLFIGAQRSQLSEPRLKYFDAQLQSVRQSLLWGAQKIKQAIIHPDTNETIFMPFRMSGYIPFGTPIFSRLHLAALLQIHTSFTPSPSSTCTMCAPGRPSIQQHPPAAFCNILSLVFPAGKGKTGRSSLPSAAHGSVFGGIYAICTFCKSLPSRGKRRELEASISFPCLH; encoded by the exons ATGCACGCTCTTCAGCTTCTGTTATTCATTGGTGCCCAAAGATCTCAGCTGTCTGAGCCACGTTTGAAGTATTTTGATGCCCAGTTGCAGTCAGTAAGACAATCTCTG ctgtgGGGAGctcaaaaaataaagcag GCCATCATCCATCCCGACACAAACGAGACCATCTTCATGCCTTTCAGAATGTCAG GTTACATTCCCTTTGGAACACCCATC TTCTCCAGGCTGCACCTTGCTGCCTTGCTGCAGATTCACACCAGCTTCACGCCTTCCCCATCATCTACCTGTACCATGTGTGCCCCGGGCCGGCCGTCCATCCAGCAGcatcctcctgctgctttctgcaacATCCTCAGCCTTGTGTttccagcagggaaagggaagaCTGGGAGGAGCTCACTGCCTTCTGCAGCTCATGGATCCGTCTTTGGGGGCATTTATGCCATTTGCACGTTTTGCAAGTCACTTCCCAGCCGTGGCAAGCGCAGGGAGCTGGAGGCCAGCATCTCATTTCCTTGTCTTCATTAA
- the LOC104910884 gene encoding sideroflexin-5-like isoform X4 — protein MHALQLLLFIGAQRSQLSEPRLKYFDAQLQSVRQSLLWGAQKIKQAIIHPDTNETIFMPFRMSGYIPFGTPIIHTSFTPSPSSTCTMCAPGRPSIQQHPPAAFCNILSLVFPAGKGKTGRSSLPSAAHGSVFGGIYAICTFCKSLPSRGKRRELEASISFPCLH, from the exons ATGCACGCTCTTCAGCTTCTGTTATTCATTGGTGCCCAAAGATCTCAGCTGTCTGAGCCACGTTTGAAGTATTTTGATGCCCAGTTGCAGTCAGTAAGACAATCTCTG ctgtgGGGAGctcaaaaaataaagcag GCCATCATCCATCCCGACACAAACGAGACCATCTTCATGCCTTTCAGAATGTCAG GTTACATTCCCTTTGGAACACCCATC ATTCACACCAGCTTCACGCCTTCCCCATCATCTACCTGTACCATGTGTGCCCCGGGCCGGCCGTCCATCCAGCAGcatcctcctgctgctttctgcaacATCCTCAGCCTTGTGTttccagcagggaaagggaagaCTGGGAGGAGCTCACTGCCTTCTGCAGCTCATGGATCCGTCTTTGGGGGCATTTATGCCATTTGCACGTTTTGCAAGTCACTTCCCAGCCGTGGCAAGCGCAGGGAGCTGGAGGCCAGCATCTCATTTCCTTGTCTTCATTAA
- the LOC104910884 gene encoding sideroflexin-5-like isoform X6 — MHALQLLLFIGAQRSQLSEPRLKYFDAQLQSVRQSLLWGAQKIKQAIIHPDTNETIFMPFRMSGYIPFGTPIGKGRLGGAHCLLQLMDPSLGAFMPFARFASHFPAVASAGSWRPASHFLVFIN; from the exons ATGCACGCTCTTCAGCTTCTGTTATTCATTGGTGCCCAAAGATCTCAGCTGTCTGAGCCACGTTTGAAGTATTTTGATGCCCAGTTGCAGTCAGTAAGACAATCTCTG ctgtgGGGAGctcaaaaaataaagcag GCCATCATCCATCCCGACACAAACGAGACCATCTTCATGCCTTTCAGAATGTCAG GTTACATTCCCTTTGGAACACCCATC ggaaagggaagaCTGGGAGGAGCTCACTGCCTTCTGCAGCTCATGGATCCGTCTTTGGGGGCATTTATGCCATTTGCACGTTTTGCAAGTCACTTCCCAGCCGTGGCAAGCGCAGGGAGCTGGAGGCCAGCATCTCATTTCCTTGTCTTCATTAATTAA
- the LOC104910884 gene encoding sideroflexin-5-like isoform X5 yields MHALQLLLFIGAQRSQLSEPRLKYFDAQLQSVRQSLLWGAQKIKQAIIHPDTNETIFMPFRMSGYIPFGTPIQGKGRLGGAHCLLQLMDPSLGAFMPFARFASHFPAVASAGSWRPASHFLVFIN; encoded by the exons ATGCACGCTCTTCAGCTTCTGTTATTCATTGGTGCCCAAAGATCTCAGCTGTCTGAGCCACGTTTGAAGTATTTTGATGCCCAGTTGCAGTCAGTAAGACAATCTCTG ctgtgGGGAGctcaaaaaataaagcag GCCATCATCCATCCCGACACAAACGAGACCATCTTCATGCCTTTCAGAATGTCAG GTTACATTCCCTTTGGAACACCCATC cagggaaagggaagaCTGGGAGGAGCTCACTGCCTTCTGCAGCTCATGGATCCGTCTTTGGGGGCATTTATGCCATTTGCACGTTTTGCAAGTCACTTCCCAGCCGTGGCAAGCGCAGGGAGCTGGAGGCCAGCATCTCATTTCCTTGTCTTCATTAATTAA
- the LOC104910884 gene encoding uncharacterized protein LOC104910884 isoform X3 yields the protein MHALQLLLFIGAQRSQLSEPRLKYFDAQLQSLWGAQKIKQAIIHPDTNETIFMPFRMSGYIPFGTPIAAPCCLAADSHQLHAFPIIYLYHVCPGPAVHPAASSCCFLQHPQPCVSSREREDWEELTAFCSSWIRLWGHLCHLHVLQVTSQPWQAQGAGGQHLISLSSLIKTARA from the exons ATGCACGCTCTTCAGCTTCTGTTATTCATTGGTGCCCAAAGATCTCAGCTGTCTGAGCCACGTTTGAAGTATTTTGATGCCCAGTTGCAGTCA ctgtgGGGAGctcaaaaaataaagcag GCCATCATCCATCCCGACACAAACGAGACCATCTTCATGCCTTTCAGAATGTCAG GTTACATTCCCTTTGGAACACCCATC GCTGCACCTTGCTGCCTTGCTGCAGATTCACACCAGCTTCACGCCTTCCCCATCATCTACCTGTACCATGTGTGCCCCGGGCCGGCCGTCCATCCAGCAGcatcctcctgctgctttctgcaacATCCTCAGCCTTGTGTttccagcagggaaagggaagaCTGGGAGGAGCTCACTGCCTTCTGCAGCTCATGGATCCGTCTTTGGGGGCATTTATGCCATTTGCACGTTTTGCAAGTCACTTCCCAGCCGTGGCAAGCGCAGGGAGCTGGAGGCCAGCATCTCATTTCCTTGTCTTCATTAATTAAAACAGCAAGGGCTTAG
- the LOC104910884 gene encoding uncharacterized protein LOC104910884 isoform X1 — protein sequence MHALQLLLFIGAQRSQLSEPRLKYFDAQLQSVRQSLLWGAQKIKQAIIHPDTNETIFMPFRMSGYIPFGTPIAAPCCLAADSHQLHAFPIIYLYHVCPGPAVHPAASSCCFLQHPQPCVSSREREDWEELTAFCSSWIRLWGHLCHLHVLQVTSQPWQAQGAGGQHLISLSSLIKTARA from the exons ATGCACGCTCTTCAGCTTCTGTTATTCATTGGTGCCCAAAGATCTCAGCTGTCTGAGCCACGTTTGAAGTATTTTGATGCCCAGTTGCAGTCAGTAAGACAATCTCTG ctgtgGGGAGctcaaaaaataaagcag GCCATCATCCATCCCGACACAAACGAGACCATCTTCATGCCTTTCAGAATGTCAG GTTACATTCCCTTTGGAACACCCATC GCTGCACCTTGCTGCCTTGCTGCAGATTCACACCAGCTTCACGCCTTCCCCATCATCTACCTGTACCATGTGTGCCCCGGGCCGGCCGTCCATCCAGCAGcatcctcctgctgctttctgcaacATCCTCAGCCTTGTGTttccagcagggaaagggaagaCTGGGAGGAGCTCACTGCCTTCTGCAGCTCATGGATCCGTCTTTGGGGGCATTTATGCCATTTGCACGTTTTGCAAGTCACTTCCCAGCCGTGGCAAGCGCAGGGAGCTGGAGGCCAGCATCTCATTTCCTTGTCTTCATTAATTAAAACAGCAAGGGCTTAG